In Primulina eburnea isolate SZY01 chromosome 5, ASM2296580v1, whole genome shotgun sequence, a single window of DNA contains:
- the LOC140833041 gene encoding putative pentatricopeptide repeat-containing protein At3g23330: protein MITFSNVSAPKKLFKSTHVSSLVHIFAPALDSTSCLTTILQLLALSIETQSLRLSLQSHARCHHLGVTQHQRIAQKLIFSYGYFEHPADARLVFDSLLVKNLHICNTLLSGYGKNQLFLESLEIFREMCRFYILPSADEFTFSVMLKSAGEFGDVFVGEMVHGRGLKDGLLLDTVVGNSLMYMYCRCGSFKDSMKMFDEMPHRNACSWNSVIAGYAKLGLEKQEKASDYFSLWDFAKGMQAEGLKYDAFTISTLLPLCGGDLKSDINDRFDYGRELHCYIVRNGLDSSSRFGDEVHLGCCLIDMYSKNSKIYEAKMVFDRLKYKNVFSWTAMINGYVLHKNYDEAFLHFREMQWGARIEPSKVSIVTILPACSSFTGLMGGKQIHGFSVRRGMNNESSLCNALIDMYSKCGSLHYSRLVFEHECIDKDAISWSSMIFGYGLHGQGQQATMLFDEMLQNGIKPDTTVVVGVLSACCRSGLFNEGIRIYESFVNNCDVEPTMEMCACMVDLLSSSGQFDRALNFIKTMPVEPGPSIWGALMSASALHGNSHMADLAYKSLVQIEPENSSNYIGLSNVYASLKRWDTVAKLRMMMKERGLRKSPGCSWININSKTHSFLVADKSHPRSDSIYTILDQLVSTMKLSHYIPDFVYLVEIIE from the coding sequence ATGATCACCTTCTCCAATGTTTCTGCCCCGAAAAAACTATTCAAATCAACCCACGTAAGTTCACTGGTGCACATCTTTGCACCCGCGCTCGATTCTACATCATGCTTGACCACTATTTTGCAGCTCCTCGCGCTTTCCATTGAAACCCAGTCTCTGCGTCTGAGCCTTCAATCCCACGCGAGATGCCATCACTTGGGCGTCACGCAGCACCAACGCATTGCACAGAAACTCATCTTCTCGTACGGTTACTTCGAACATCCTGCTGACGCCCGACTCGTTTTCGACTCGCTTTTGGTGAAAAACTTGCATATTTGCAACACGTTACTTAGTGGGTATGGGAAAAACCAGCTCTTTCTCGAAAGTCTTGAAATTTTCAGGGAGATGTGTCGATTTTATATTTTACCCTCGGCGGATGAATTTACGTTCTCTGTGATGTTAAAGAGTGCTGGGGAATTTGGGGATGTTTTTGTCGGAGAAATGGTTCATGGTAGGGGCTTGAAAGATGGGTTGCTTTTGGATACTGTAGTGGGGAATTCTTTGATGTACATGTATTGTAGATGTGGAAGCTTTAAAGATTCTATGAAGATGTTCGATGAAATGCCTCATAGAAATGCGTGTTCTTGGAATTCAGTGATTGCAGGCTATGCAAAACTGGGTTTGGAAAAACAGGAGAAAGCTTCGGATTATTTCAGTTTGTGGGACTTCGCAAAGGGAATGCAAGCTGAAGGCCTGAAATATGATGCGTTTACCATCTCTACGCTTCTTCCATTGTGTGGTGGAGATCTTAAAAGCGATATAAACGACAGATTTGATTATGGCAGGGAATTACATTGTTACATTGTGAGAAACGGGCTGGATTCGAGTTCTAGGTTTGGCGATGAAGTTCATCTAGGTTGTTGTTTGATTGATATGTACTCAAAGAACAGTAAAATTTATGAAGCTAAAATGGTTTTTGATCGGTTAAAGTATAAGAATGTCTTTTCTTGGACTGCTATGATCAATGGCTATGTTTTGCATAAAAATTATGATGAAGCCTTTCTTCATTTTCGTGAAATGCAATGGGGAGCTCGAATTGAACCGAGCAAGGTATCAATTGTTACTATCTTGCCAGCTTGTAGTTCCTTTACTGGCTTAATGGGTGGGAAGCAAATTCATGGCTTTTCTGTGAGGAGGGGGATGAATAACGAATCATCTCTATGCAATGCTTTAATCGATATGTATTCCAAATGTGGAAGTTTGCATTATTCGAGGCTGGTATTTGAACATGAATGTATTGATAAGGATGCAATTTCTTGGAGTTCGATGATTTTCGGATATGGTTTACATGGCCAGGGTCAACAGGCAACTATGCTCTTCGATGAAATGCTTCAAAATGGAATTAAGCCTGATACGACAGTGGTTGTAGGAGTTCTTTCGGCTTGCTGTAGGTCAGGATTGTTTAACGAAGGAATCAGAATCTATGAATCTTTTGTGAATAATTGTGATGTCGAGCCTACAATGGAGATGTGTGCATGTATGGTCGATCTGCTAAGTAGCTCGGGCCAGTTTGATCGAGCCCTGAACTTTATCAAAACCATGCCTGTGGAACCTGGTCCCAGCATTTGGGGAGCCCTTATGTCTGCTTCTGCGCTCCATGGTAACTCTCATATGGCGGATTTGGCCTATAAATCCCTCGTGCAGATAGAACCTGAAAACTCGTCGAACTATATCGGGCTTTCAAACGTATATGCTTCTTTGAAAAGGTGGGACACTGTAGCTAAATTGAGGATGATGATGAAAGAAAGAGGGTTGAGAAAATCACCAGGATGCAGTTGGATCAACATAAATAGCAAAACACACAGCTTTTTGGTTGCTGACAAATCGCATCCTCGATCGGACTCAATTTACACAATCCTGGATCAACTAGTTTCAACTATGAAACTATCGCATTACATCCCAGACTTCGTTTATTTAGTTGAGATCATAGAATGA